In a genomic window of Calditrichota bacterium:
- a CDS encoding FxsA family protein translates to MFIRLMLLFTIVPLLELALLIQIGKQIGLFSTLLIVISTGILGAFLAQQEGFAVIRKIQESISQGKLPTDSLLEGAMILAGGILLLTPGLITDTLGFILLLPITRAPIRDLIKRKFRQKLHPEEIDAKYTIDD, encoded by the coding sequence ATGTTCATTCGACTCATGCTTTTATTCACCATCGTTCCGTTGCTTGAATTGGCGCTGCTGATTCAAATTGGCAAACAAATCGGACTTTTTTCCACGTTGCTGATTGTGATTTCCACCGGAATCCTCGGCGCTTTTCTGGCGCAACAGGAAGGCTTTGCCGTCATCCGAAAAATTCAGGAGTCAATTAGCCAAGGCAAGTTGCCTACCGATTCTCTTTTAGAAGGAGCGATGATTCTGGCTGGCGGCATCCTTCTACTCACCCCAGGACTCATCACAGACACGCTGGGTTTTATCCTGCTGCTTCCGATCACACGTGCTCCGATTCGCGACCTCATCAAAAGAAAATTCCGCCAAAAACTTCATCCCGAGGAAATCGACGCCAAATATACCATTGATGACTGA
- a CDS encoding oligopeptide transporter, OPT family translates to MEKTSNGLPENAYRPLKPGEKYEPFMPASFTGPEVTWRSVSWGLLLAAIFTASAAYLGLKIGQVFEAAIPIAIIAVGLTGMYSRKNTILENVIIQSIGAASGMIVAGAIFTIPALYIIPGLATNFWQIFLASLFGGFIGIVFIIPLRRYFVADQHGLLPFPEATAINEVLVSGEKGGSQAKTLVFAAIIGGIYDFLIASFGAWAEVISTRVVPIGAKIADKAKLIFKVNAGAAVMGLGYIVGLRYAAIIAAGSFVSWLVLIPAVWYFGVHLNLHVLPGNVPVSSMTVEQIFSSYIRHIGIGGIAAAGIIGIIKNIKIIVSAFSMGFKQIFSGAKGKTAEVRTDKDIPMSMVILVIALTSIAILLFVRATVVDTWYIAIIALLLTVIISFLFTTVAARAIAIVGVNPVSGMTLMTLILSSIILVEVGLHGPAGMVSALIIGTIVCTALSSAGSFITDLKVGYWLGSTPFNQERFKFLGILVSALFVGGVILLLQNVYGFVKTPAHPNPLAAPQGNAMAAILNVVFATSSVPWGLYLAGVFMALTMEMIGVAPLAFALGMYLPMELNTPILIGGIVAYLVEKSTKDEALGKARKDKGTLIASGFIAGGALMGVISAILAYFFEDKLNVGIAELQINGYHIGMVISILMFTFLCIFMFKYAKSAKVED, encoded by the coding sequence ATGGAAAAAACATCAAACGGCTTGCCTGAGAATGCGTATCGTCCGCTAAAACCGGGAGAAAAGTACGAGCCGTTCATGCCGGCCTCTTTTACCGGGCCTGAGGTAACTTGGCGTTCTGTGAGCTGGGGACTTTTGTTGGCGGCAATTTTTACGGCTTCTGCCGCGTATCTGGGTTTGAAAATCGGACAGGTCTTCGAAGCGGCAATTCCCATTGCGATTATCGCTGTCGGTCTCACTGGCATGTATTCGCGAAAGAACACAATTCTGGAGAACGTGATCATTCAATCTATCGGCGCGGCGTCCGGTATGATTGTTGCCGGAGCGATTTTTACTATTCCGGCGCTTTACATCATTCCCGGCTTGGCGACGAATTTCTGGCAGATTTTTCTGGCGTCGCTGTTCGGCGGCTTCATTGGCATTGTGTTCATCATTCCGCTGCGTCGTTACTTCGTCGCAGATCAGCACGGACTGCTGCCTTTCCCCGAGGCGACTGCAATCAACGAAGTGCTGGTCTCTGGGGAAAAAGGCGGATCACAGGCGAAAACACTGGTGTTCGCTGCCATCATTGGCGGCATTTACGATTTTCTCATTGCGTCTTTTGGTGCGTGGGCGGAGGTCATTTCTACGCGCGTGGTTCCCATTGGCGCCAAAATCGCCGATAAAGCAAAATTAATCTTCAAAGTCAATGCCGGCGCCGCAGTCATGGGCTTGGGTTATATTGTCGGATTGCGCTACGCTGCGATCATCGCTGCCGGAAGTTTTGTGTCCTGGCTGGTGTTGATCCCGGCGGTCTGGTATTTCGGCGTTCATCTGAATTTGCATGTTTTGCCCGGGAATGTTCCGGTGAGTTCCATGACGGTTGAGCAAATTTTTTCAAGCTACATTCGCCATATCGGAATTGGCGGTATCGCCGCAGCCGGGATTATTGGTATCATTAAAAATATCAAAATTATCGTTTCAGCCTTCTCCATGGGTTTCAAACAAATTTTTAGCGGAGCGAAAGGAAAGACCGCAGAAGTGCGCACGGACAAAGACATTCCCATGTCCATGGTGATCCTCGTCATCGCTCTCACGTCGATCGCGATTTTGCTTTTCGTTCGCGCTACTGTGGTTGATACCTGGTACATCGCCATTATCGCGCTTTTGTTGACAGTCATCATTAGTTTTCTGTTCACAACTGTCGCTGCCCGCGCCATCGCTATCGTTGGCGTCAATCCGGTTTCAGGAATGACATTAATGACGCTGATTTTGAGCAGCATTATTCTGGTGGAAGTCGGATTGCACGGACCCGCGGGAATGGTATCGGCGTTAATTATCGGCACAATTGTTTGTACGGCTTTGTCATCGGCGGGCTCTTTTATCACTGATTTGAAAGTAGGCTATTGGCTCGGGTCGACGCCGTTCAATCAGGAGAGGTTCAAATTTTTGGGCATTCTGGTGTCCGCGCTGTTCGTCGGCGGAGTGATTTTGTTGCTGCAAAATGTGTACGGATTTGTGAAAACGCCGGCGCATCCCAATCCGCTGGCGGCTCCGCAGGGAAATGCCATGGCGGCGATTCTGAACGTAGTATTTGCCACTTCATCGGTTCCCTGGGGATTGTATCTCGCTGGCGTTTTCATGGCGCTGACCATGGAAATGATCGGCGTGGCGCCATTGGCATTTGCGCTGGGTATGTATCTGCCTATGGAGTTGAACACGCCCATTTTGATCGGCGGAATTGTTGCTTACTTAGTTGAAAAAAGCACGAAGGATGAAGCGCTCGGCAAAGCTCGCAAAGATAAAGGCACGCTTATCGCTTCCGGATTTATTGCCGGCGGCGCGCTCATGGGCGTTATCAGTGCAATTCTGGCGTACTTTTTCGAGGATAAACTGAATGTCGGGATCGCCGAATTGCAAATTAACGGCTATCATATCGGCATGGTTATCAGTATTTTGATGTTTACTTTTCTGTGTATTTTTATGTTCAAATATGCTAAATCAGCGAAAGTTGAGGATTAA